ACTTCGGCAATTGTGATTTTTGCAGCGCCTGCCATACATGCGTTAAAATTTCTTGCCGTCCCTTTAAAGATAAGATTTCCGGCTTCGTCACCTTTCCATGCTTTTACAATGGCAAACTCCGCTTTGAAGGCTTGTTCCATGATATGCATCTTTCCGTTGAATTCACGAACTTCTTTTCCTTCTGCAACTTCTGTTCCATAACCTGCAGGTGTGAAGAAAGCTGGAATTCCGGCTTGTGCAGCACGACAGCGCTCCGCTAAGGTTCCTTGTGGAGTTAATTCGACCTCAAGTTCACCCGAAAGCATTTGACGCTCGAATTCGGCGTTTTCGCCAACATAAGACGAAATCATTTTTTTGACTTGTTTTTTCTGCAAAAGCAATCCTAAACCAAAATCATCAACTCCCGCATTATTTGAAATACAGGTTAAATCTGAAATTGAAGTATTTACTAATGCTGCAATGGTATTTTCAGGAATTCCGCATAAACCAAAACCACCAAACATGATGGTCATTCCGCTTTCGATTCCTTCTATAGCGTCCTGAACGTTATTTACTTTTTTTGTAATCATAACAAACTGTCTTTATTACTGTATATTTTTGATAAAAATAAGATTTTTAGATTAAATTATAACGATTTCGTAAAAATAAATCTAGTTTTTAACCGCAAAGTTCACAAAGATAAAACCGCAAGGTTCGCAAAGCTATTTTATAAAATTCAAACTGTGCGAACCTTGCGTAAATCTTACCGTTCTTTGCGGTTATATCTGTTTATGTAATTTCAATTTTTAAAATCATCATGAATTTCCAAAAAAAAATCCTTTTGTATTCTTCCGAATTTCAGAAGATCACAAAAGGATAATTATATTTAAAACATGAACTTTAAGTTACAGTTCGAATTCGTCTGTATTTTGTTCTGTTTGAGTTGTATCTTTTACTACTGCTGGTCTGCTATAGCAATCTACTTTTATCGAAAGATTTGCAGGTCTTTCAAATTCTGACTTAGAAACCTGAAGTCCTGGATCTGCATAACAAAGTTTCATGAAATAACCCCAAATTGGCAATGCTGCTGTAGCTCCTTGTCCGTAAGTTAAACTCTTGAAACGTGCCGAACGGTCTTCACAACCAACCCAAACACCTGTTACTAAGTTCGGAACCATTCCCATAAACCAACCATCTGATTGATTTTGCGTTGTTCCTGTTTTTCCTGCAATTGGATTTCTAAACACATATGGATATCCTGTCCAACGGTTGTCTCCACTTCCTCCTCCTTCAGTTCTTAAACGAGCACCTGAACCAGTTTCTGTAACTCCTTCTAATAACTTAATTACGGCAAAAGCTATATCTTTATTCAAAACGTCATGAGATTCCGGAATTGGCTCATAAATAACCTCTCCGCTTTTGTTTTCTATACGAGTTAAAAACTGTGGCTTAACATAAACTCCTTGATTTGCAAATGTACTATATGCTGCAACCATATCTTCAACGGTAATATCTACAGCTCCTAATGCGATTGAAGGCTGAGCAGGAATTTCGGTTTTAACACCTAATTTATGCGTTAATTCCACAACAGCTTCAGGACCAACACGATCGATTAATTTAGCCGAAACTGTATTGATCGAATTTGCAAGACCTTGTTTTAAAGTTACCATTCCGCGGTATCTGTTGTCAGAGTTTCTTGGTTCCCAATCTGCTGTAACGTTGTGACGTCCTTTGTGAATCATAAATGGTCCGTCAAGAATAGAATCACAAGGCGACATATTCAATTGTTCGATTGCAGTTGCGTAAACAAATGGTTTAAAAGTAGAACCTACTTGTCTCGCTCCTTGTCCAACGTGATCGTATTGGAAATACTTATAGTTAATTCCTCCAACCCACGCTTTTATATTTCCGGTTTGAGGCTCCATTGCCATTAAACCTGATTGCAAGAAGTGCTTGAAATAACGAATGGAATCCATTGGAGTCATTGTTGTGTCACGCTCTCCTTTCCAGGTAAATATGCGCATTTTTGTTTTTACTTTGAATGAAGCAATGATATCATCTTCACTTTTATCCATATCTTTCATGATTGCCCAACGCGTTGAGTTTTTCATGGCCTGCATCATCAATTTATCTGTTTCTGCCTGCGTGATATTTACGAAAGGTGCATTTTTATTGTTTTTTTGCTCGATGAAAAATTGTTGTTGTAAATTTTTCATGTGCTCAGAAACCGCTTCCTCCGCATGTAATTGCATTCTTGAATCGATTGTGGTGTAAATTTTTAATCCATCTTTGTAGATATCATAATCTGAACCGTCTGGTTTTTTGTTTTCAGAAACCCATTTTTTCATGTAATCACGTAGATATTCTCTGAAATAAGTAGCTGTTCCTTCGCGGTGACTTTCTAATTTGAATTTCAACGTAATTGGCAAAGCTTGTAATCTCAATTTTTCAGATTCTGTAATCATCTTTGCTTTCTCCATTTGAGAAAGTACTACATTACGACGATTTTTTACTCCTTCTGGATTACGAACCGGATTATATAACCCTGAATTCTTGAACATTCCCACTAAAATAGCGGACTCATCCATGGTCAAATCCTTAGGATCTTTAGAAAAATAGGTTTGCGCTGCTGAACTTACTCCAACAGAATAGTTCCCAAAATCATAAACGTTGCAATACATTGCCAAAATTTCATTTTTGGTATATTGTCTTTCCAGACGAATGGCGATTATCCACTCTTTTATTTTCTGTACAATCCTGAATGGAAGAAACTTAGACCCTTCACCATGAAACAATTGTTTAGCTAATTGTTGTGATAATGTACTTGCGCCACCATTGGTTCCTAAACTAAAAACAGCTCTTAAAGTTCCACGTCCGTCGATTCCTGAGTGTTCGTAAAAACGAGCATCTTCGGTGGCAACCAAAGCTTCTACCAGACTTTTTGGTAAATCTGAGTACTTAAGCTGTGATCTGTTGGTTTTGAAATATTTACCAATAACTACTCCGTCAGACGAAATAATTTCTGTAGCTAAATTGGAATCTGGATTTTCTAAGTCTTCAAAAGAAGGCATTGATCCAAATAATCCCCATGATGCAAATAAAAAGAAGGCTAAAATACCCAATAAGGTATATGCAAAAATTCTCCAGAATTTCTTTTTATAGTAGTTAATATCCTTATTACTATTAGGTTGGTTGTTTTTCTTGGTGGCCATATAACTATTTTTCTAATCTTTTTGTTCTATTCTAAAACCTACGTCTGTAATACCATCTAAAGCCTGAACTCCAGGAATTTTTCCTGATTCTCTAACAGCTTGTTTTATATGTACTTTGTATTTCCCTCTAAACTTTACATCTTCTTTATAAAACAGTTTACTTTCTTTTATGTCCGTAAAACCATTTCCAAGCAAAGTTCCATCAGGATTTGCCATTTGATATTCTAAAGTATCGACTTTGGTGAAACCACTCGGCGTTTCTATAGCAACAATTAAAAACAAATTATTGAACGGATAATTGTTATTCTCTCTCAAATTTACAAATAAATTGTATTTTTTTGTAGAATCCAAAACTGGTAAATCAAAGGTTACAACGCTGTCTTTGTGCCATGCACTTCCAACAGATTTGTACTGATCGAATACTCTTTTTTTATCACAAGAAAAAAGAAGTATCGCTACCAAAAGAAGAATCCCGCTATTTTTTATTCTCATTTTTAGTAATAATTATAGGTTTTCTAGGTTCAGCCAGTTTATTCTCATTCGAATTTTTAGGTTTATTCGATTGATTTGGCTTATTATTATTCGGTTTATTTCCTTTGTTTGGATTTGGATTTCCATTTCCTACTCCACCTCCAGGCTTGTTTTGATTCTGATTTGGATTCGGTTGTGGTTTCTTTGGTGCAGCCACCACTTCTGCCTCCACATTTGGTTTGCGTTTGCGATTTGGTTTTTTCTTTCTTTTTGGCTGATCAAAACGGGTTAAACTTTCCTGACCCATTGCATTATTAAAGTCTTTTTCAGGCTCTGAAGTAATTTCAACAGCAAAATCTTCTAATGAAGAAACTTTGTTTTTCAACTTATTTTCAGCAATAATTTCTTTTACCTGATCAATTTTCAAAACATGCCAGTTTGCAAAATTATTCGTGTAGGCAAACCACATTAATCCTTTAAAAATATCTTGTTTTTGACAAATTGCATCTCCTTTTTCGGTCACCAATTTAGTGTCATAATCCGGAAAGTCCTTCAATGCATCCATGTAAGTATCAAGCTCATAGTTTAAGCAACACTTTAATTTTCCGCATTGTCCGGCTAATTTTTGTGGATTTAATGAAAGCTGCTGATATCTTGCTGCGGATGTATTTACACTTCTAAAATCAGTAAGCCATGTTGAACAGCAAAGTTCTCTTCCGCAAGAACCAATTCCACCTAAACGAGCTGCTTCCTGACGGAAACCAACTTGTTTCATCTCAACTCTGGTACTGAATTCTTTGGCAAAATCTTTAATCAAAAGTCTAAAATCGACTCTGTCATTTGCCGTATAGTAAAACGTAGCTTTCGATCCGTCTCCCTGAAATTCAATATCAGAAATTTTCATTTCCAATTTATGCTGAATTGCCAATTCTCGGGCTCTAACTTTCATCGGTTCTTCGCGATCACGCGCTACAGACCAAATATCAATATCTTTTTGAGATGCTTTTCGGTAGATTTTTGGCACTTCATTACTTTCGTGATTTACGCCTTTTTTCTTCATTTGAATTTTAACCAATTCGCCTGTCAGAGTAACAATACCAATATCATGTCCTGGTGATGCAACAGTTGCTACAATATCACCAATACTTAAAGTTAATTTTTCTGAATTTCTAAAGAATTCTTTACGTCCGTTTTTAAAACGTACTTCAACGCAGTCAAAAATAGCCTCTCCATTAGACGGACTCATATTTGCGAGCCAGTCAAAAACCGTCAATTTATTGCAGCTATCGGTGCCGCAAGTCCCATTATTTTTACAACCTTTTGGTGCGCCACCATCTGAGGTTGAACAACTTGTACATGCCATAATTATATATGTAGTGTTGCAAAAAAGCAACTTAAGTTCATAAACGTTTGATCGGTAAAGATAGTATTTTTTTTAGTTTGCTTTTTATCGATTATTCTAAAGCTATGTTAAATGGGTAAACACCTCATTTTTAAGCATAAGCAATTCTATCATTTACTTAAAATTGGCTTATTCTAACACTCTTTTGACTTTTACCATTAACCGTCTTTCTCTAAATGGAGGAATTTTGCAACTTAAAAAAATCAGAGATTTTACTTGATCTAACAATTGTAGAATAAGTAACGATTACTTTCTAACAGAATACCTCTTAAAAGCCCAAGAGTCATTTGTTTCTAAATCATTTTATCATGCAAAATACTACTTATAAGAAACTTCTTTTTGTTTACTCTTTCATTCTTTTATTTTTTGGAGTTGCTACATTTACTGGGACATAAATTTTAAGACTGTTTAAATAAAAATAAATATCTTAGAATTATGAAAAAACGAGTTTACAGTGCTGAGTTTAAATCATCAGCAGTACGATTAAGTTACGAGCGAGAAAACATCAAAGAATTAGCAGATGAACTAGGCGTCCAGGTAGAGCGTATTTATAAATGGAGGTCTTCTCAAAAAACATTTACTAATCTACAACCAATTATTTCTAAAAAGACAGAGATAGATTCTTTAGAAGTAAAACAATTACGAAAAGCCCTTAAAGAAAAAGAATTAGAGCTTGAGATATTAAAAAAGGCCGTTCACATCTTTTCCAAGAGCGATGGGAAATCTACCAATTTATAGTCAGCTATAAACATTTATATCCTATTGAAAAGATGTGCAGCGTTTTAAAAGTAAGCCGAAGTAGTTATTATAGATGGTTCAGTGGCGGTCCTTCTAATAGATTTATAGAAAATAGTCTATTTACAGATTTAATAAAAGAAGTTTTTGATCTAAGCAGTCAAACTTACGGAAGTCCCAGAATAGCGGAACAGCTAAAAAGAAAAGGATATAAAATATCCAAAAGGAAAGTTGCTAAATTGATGCTTCTTAATGGCTGGAGAAGTAAACTTAAAAGACGCTTTAAAGTAACCACAGATTCTAATCATCGATATCCAGTGTGCAGTAATCATCTCAATAGAAATTTTACACCAAAATCACTTAATGAGGTTTGGGTGTCTGATATAACCTATATAAGAACAGCTGCCGGCTGGTTATATCTTACTACTATTATTGATTTATATGACAGGCAGGTTATAGGATGGTCATTAAGCACACGAATGTATACCGATCAAACGATTATTCCAGCTTGGAAAATGGCAGTATCAAAAAGAGAAATAACAGAATCTTTACTTTTTCATTCAGATAGAGGAATACAATATGCTTCGATAGAATTCAGAAAATTGATTAATAAAAATACTTTAATCACTCAAAGTATGAGTAGAAAAGCTAATTGTTGGGATAATGCTGTAGCTGAAAGTTTTTTCAAGACCCTTAAAGCAGAACTTATCTATCAGCATAAATTCACAACCATTGAAGAAGCTAAATTAGCAGTCTTTGAATATATAGAAGTATGGTATAATAGAAAACGTCTGCATTCTTCTTTGGGATATAAAACACCTAAAGAAATGGAACTAGAATTTTATAAAATAGAAAGTGTAGCATAGGTCTTAGAAAATTTGTCCGACTTTTTGTTGCAAGTCCATCCATAATTTGGTAAAAGAATGCGACATGTAAATTAGCTTAAAATTTCAGCTAATTTACAATTTTATACAACTTATCTGACAAACGAATACGAAAAGGAACTTCAAAAGTAACTTTATCACCAATCTTAGCCGTTAAAGCTTCAACTTCGTTGACGATCATTTTTTCTAAAACCAATTCCTGATTACCGGTAGTTGGTCCGGAAATTAAGATTTTATCGCCAGTATTCAAGTCGTGATTTTCAATAGTAAAAAGACCAACTTGTGCTTTTACATAATAATGTTCTGCTTTACCAAGAAGTACTTTTTTTACTTTTATCTTTTGACGAATATCCGCTTGTTTTTCGGCTGTAGCCAAAGAATTATTCGGTAATTCGCCTGAATGTTTGAATTTTAGATTTTCAGACTTTCCTTTTCTAAAAACTTTATTTCCAACTTGTTTTCCGATTCTTAATCTTACCTGATCAACCAACGGCATATGAATAATGTCAAGACATTCTGTAGAACAACAGTTTTCCATAGCAGCTTTACAATCATCACATTGAATGAACAACAAATGACATCCGTCGTTTTCACAATTCGTGTGATTATCGCAAGGTTTTCCGCATTGGTGACATTGCGAAATAATATCTTCAGTAATTCTTTCGCCAAGGCGATTATCAAATACGAAGTTTTTTCCAATGAATTTACTTTCTAAACCTTCAGCTTCAATTTGTTTGGCGTAATTAATGATTCCGCCTTCTAACTGAAAAACATTTTTAAAACCCTGATGTTTAAAATAAGCACTCGCTTTTTCACAACGAATTCCACCTGTACAATACATTACAAGATTTTTATCTTCCTTATGATTTTGAAGCTGATCGTTGATTATAGGCAAACTCTCTCTAAAAGTTTCTACATCTGGAGTAATTGCACCTTTAAAATGTCCAACTTCACTTTCGTAGTGATTTCTAAAATCTACCACAATAGTATTTGGATCATCAAGGATTTCATTGAATTCTTTGGCTTTCAAGTGAACGCCAATATCAGTAACATCAAAAGTTTCATCGTTTAAACCGTCAGCAACAATTTTATGACGAACTTTAATAGTTAATTTTAAAAAGGAATGATCATCATGTTCTACCGCTTCATTCAAACGTATACCTTTCATGAAATCATAAACTTCCAGAGTTGCTCTAAAAGCCTCCAAATTTTCTTCAGGAATACTCATTTGAGCATTAATTCCTTCATTGGCAACATAAATTCGGCCTAAAGCATCGAGCTTATTCCAGGCTAAAAATAAATCATCGCGAAATTTTTTGGGATCTTGAATTTTGGCATACGCATAGAAAGACAACGTTAGTCGTTGTTTACCGGCATCATCGATAATGATGGCTCTCTCTTCTGCGCTTAAAGTGTTGTACAGTTGCATGCTATAAACTAATTTAAGTTGAGAAATAATTATGTAATGAATTCTATTTTCCTAGTGAATTCGGGCGCAAAGGTAAGCTTTTCTTTGCAATTTCAAAACCAACTAAAAGCCAAAAATTAAACAACATAAGATATGTTCAAAAATTTAAGAATTTCCACTCGTAACTCATTCAATAAAATGACCTCTTTTAGTCTAAAAACCTTCGCAATTAAAAAAACACTACTGTTTATCAGAGCGTTACTAAAAATTTAGTATATTTATGTTAACAATTTTAACATTTATACTTATGAATGCTTTAAAACTACCAAAACCAATCTTCCCAATTCTCCTTTTTCTACTCTTGTTTATTTCTTGCAAAAAAGAACAACCGAAAGCGCCACCGCCCATGCAGGCACCTTTTGTCACAGTAAAAAGTGAAGATGTCCCAATTTATAAAGATTTTGCCGGACAAACTTTTGGCGAATTAGACATTGAATTAATTGCTCGAGTAGACGGAATATTGACCGGGTTATATTTTAAAGAAGGTCAAAAAGTTAAAAAAGGTCAATTACTCTATACAATTGATCCGTTAGAATATGAAACTAAAGTCGAACAAGCTCGCGGACAGGTTGCTGTTGCACAAAGTAGCTTGGTAAATGCTAACGAAGAATTAAAAAGAATTCGTCCACTTGCCGATATGAATGCCGTAAGTAAGCGAGAATTAGACGCGGCAGTTGCAAAAGACAAAGCCGCAAGATCTAATTATGCCAGTATGCAGGCAAGCTTAAAAAATCAAGAAATAGAACGAGGTTATTGCAACATTAAATCTCCAATCGATGGTGTTATCGGACTTTCGAATGCCAGATTAGGAGATTACATTACCAAACTGGGCAATGCCTCAAGATTGAATATGGTTTCGAAACTTGACAAAGTAAGAGTACAATTTACAGTTAGTGAATCTGATTATCTTAAATACCAGAAAAGCACTAAACAAGGCGAAAAAATCACTGATCTTCAGCTAATATTATCAGACGGAAGCATTCATCCCGAAAAAGGAACTCTGAACTTTTCTGATACTAAAATAGATCCTACAACAGGAACCGTAACTATTGAAGCACAATTTCCAAATCCTGACGGGACTTTGCGTTCAGGACAATTCGGAAAAGTTCGCGTTTTGATTCGCACAGCAAAAGATGCAATCGTAATCCCTCAAAAAGCAGTTACTGAAATTCAGGGACTATTTCAGGTTTCTGTAATCGATGATAAAAACACTATTCAAACCCGAATGGTGGAAGTAGGTCAAAAAACTGGTGTTGACTGGATCATTACAAAAGGACTAAAACCTAATGAAAGAGTAGCAATAATTGGTAATCAGTTTATTCAGCCCGGATCAACTGTTGCCCCAGTTCCTTATGTGGCCGACAAAAAACAGATTGCATCATCTCAAAACGACTAAATTATGGATAATTTTTTTGTAAGAAGACCGATAGTCGCCATCGTACTATCCATATTTATCGTTATTATTGGAGGGCTTTCAATCCTTGGAACTCCCATAGCGCAATATCCTGAAATTGCACCACCTTTAGTACAAGTTTCAACTAGTTATAGAGGTGCAAATGCCTTAAATGTAGAGCAAGCCGTTGCCACACCAATTGAACAAAAAGTAAACGGAGTTGAAAACATGCTTTACATGCAATCGACCAATACCGGAGATGGAAGTATGACTCTGAACATTACATTTGACATGGGAACTGATTTGGATATCGCAACAATGCTTACCCAAAACAGAGTAAATGAAGCGACCAACAAACTCCCAAACGATGTAAAAACAACAGGAGTTACGACCAAAAAGTCGCTTTCGATGCCTTTGCTTATTATCTCGTTGTTCTCTCCCGAAAAAACATTTGACAATAACTTTTTAACTAATTATGCCAATATCAATATTGTAGATGCATTGGCGCGTATTAAAGGTGTTGGAGAAGTTACACTCTACGGAGGAAGTAGTTATGCAATGAGAATTTGGGTCAAGCCCGATATCATGTCCAAATACAATCTGACAGTTCCCGATATTATTCAGGCGATTAAAGAACAAAATGCGATTTCACCAGGAGGAAAATTTGGAGCACCGCCAGCAACAGACAACAATGAATTTACTTATAACGTAACGCTAAAAGACCGTTTAGTAAATCCTGAAGATTTTGAAAATATCATTCTAAAATCAAACATCAACAATCAGCAAGTCCGCTTAAAAGATGTTGGAACCGTGACTTTAGGAACTGAAAGTTATGCTTCAGTCGCCAGACTAAACGGAAGTCCCGCGGGAACAATTGGAATTAAACAAATGCCGGGTTCTAATGCTTTAGAAGTTGCTGCCAATGTCAAAAAAACAATCGAACAATTAAGCAAACGTTTTCCACAGGATTTAAAATATCGAGTTTCATTAGACACAACCCTCGCCATTTCTGAAGGAATTAATGAAATCATGCACACACTTGTCGAAGCTATTATATTGGTAATTATAGTAGTTTTTATCTTTTTGCAAAACTGGCGTGCAACACTGATTCCGCTAGTAACCGTACCTGTTTCCTTGGTTGGAGTTTTCATGCTTTTCCCATTATTAGGATTCTCAGTAAACGTGCTTTCCCTTTTAGGATTAGTACTCGCGATTGGTATTGTGGTCGATGATGCAATTGTCGTCGTCGAGGCCGTAATGCATCATATCGAACAAGGAATGTCTCCAAAAGACGCTACAAATCAAGCGATGAAAGAAGTTTCAGGTCCCGTAATTGCAATCGCAATTGTACTAACCGCAGTATTTATTCCCGTTGCATTAACACCCGGAATTACTGGACGACTCTATCAGCAATTTGCCATTACAATTGCGATTTCGGTAATATTTTCCGCGCTAAGCGCCTTAACTTTAAGTCCCGCTTTATGTTCTTTATTACTAAAACCTAATCAGGAAGCAAAAGGCTGGCTTGGAAAATTCTTTGCCGCTTTCAATCGAAAATTTTCATCTTTTACAGATAAATACACCGGTTTTTCAGGTTTTCTAATCAAGAAAATGGCGCGAAGTTTTATTTTCATCGGAATTCTGATTGGAGCCATTATTCTTTTGGGAGGAAAAATTCCGGGTGGATTCGTTCCTGAAGAAGATCAAGGATATATGTTTGTGAATATTGAATTACCCGGCGCTTCATCCTTAGAAAGAACCAATAAAGTGATTCAGAAAATCGAGCATATTTTATCCAAAAATGATGGTGTCGAATATTACACTTCTGTCGCCGGATTTAGTTTAATCAAAAACTCGGTTGCAACTAATAACGGATTCTTTTTCGTCGCCTTGAAAGAATGGAAAGAACGCAAACAAGACGTCTTTCAGATTCTAAAAGAAGTAAATGGAAAAGTAGTTTTTGGAATTCCCGAAGCAACCGTCTTTGCTTTTGGTCCACCGCCAATTACCGGAATTGGTAATGCCGCGGGATTCTCAATGATGCTTCAGGATAAGGAAGGAAATACGCCTCAATATCTCTTTGAAAACTCACAACGATTTATGGCCGAAGCTAAGAAACGACCAGAAATTGGAACCATCCGAACAACCTTTAATCCAAATGTACCGCAAATTAGTCTCGATGTTGATCGGGAAAAAGTTACAGAACTTGGACTTTCTCTTTCAGATGTCAATCTCGCAATTGGTGCCAGTTTAGGAGGTCAATATATTAATGAGTTCAACAAATTTGGGCGTCAATATATTGTATTGCTCCAGGCAGATCCAAGTTTTACAGTAAATCCCGAAGACATAAATAAGATTTTTGTTCGAAGTAAAAGCAACAAAATGATTCCGATTTCGAGTATTGCAACCATTCGAAAAGAAAGCGGACCCGAATTTACAACCCGTTTTAATTTGTATAGGGCCGCGGAAATTGGAGGAACGCCCGCGCCCGGATTTACTTCCGCGCAAGCAATGACAGCTTTAGAAGAAACCGCTCAAAAAACCTTGCCAGCAGCGATGAGTTATGAATGGGCGAATATGAGTTATCAGGAAAAACAAGCCGAAGGAAAAGGAAATACAGTATTCATCATGGCACTTGTTTTTGTATTCCTGATTTTAGCAGCACAATACGAAAGTTGGAAATTGCCATTTAGCGTACTTCTGGGAACTCCTTTTGCCGTTTTTGGTGCATTTTTAGGATTATATATCTGTCGCTTTTTTAGTCCGGATTATGTTAATAATGTCTTTGCCCAAATTGGGCTCGTTATGCTTATTGGACTCGCGGCAAAAAATGCCATTTTGATTGTCGAATTTGCCAAAGAAGAATATGAAAAAGGAATGCCGGTAAAAGAAGCAGCTTTATACGCAGCCAAACTTCGTTTCCGACCAATTCTAATGACAGCCTTTGCATTTATTTTGGGAGTTGTCCCTTTGTTAACCGCAACAGGAGCAGGAGCTCAAGCCAGAAAAGTAATGGGAATGACCGTTTTTAGCGGTATGCTCGTCGCTACGATTTTAGGAGTCTGTTTGATTCCGGTGTTATTTGTATTTATTGAAACTTTTGGAAAGAAACCTTCAAAAGAAATTGATGAACCTAAAAAGGAAGAACCATGAAAAATCTAAAATTAATAGTAGCAGTACTTTTGATGGCCGTTTTTCCTTATGGATGTATGGTTGGACCAAAATACAAACAACCCGAACAACCTAAACCGGAAACTTTCTTGCATGGTGATCATACTACGGACACAACAAATACGGTGCGAACCATAAAATGGTCAACAATTTTTAATGATCCTGTTTTAATTGGATTAATCGAAAAAGGGCTTCAAAACAACTTCGATTTAAAGATCGCCATTGCACGATTAGAGCAAGCCAGAGCCAATCTCGGAATAGCTAAAGCCGACTTATATCCTTCTTTTCAATATTCAGGACAAGTAAATAGTGCCGAAACGTTTGCAATGCCTAATTCTGCTTTTGCAAACATGTCCTGGGAATTGGACTTTTGGGGAAAATACCGTCATCAGAAGAAAGCTTTTCTAAATGATCTTTTGGCTTCTGATGAAGCTCGAAAAGTGGTACTTTCAGATATCGTCAGCAATATTGCAATTTCGTATTTTGAGTTACGTGATTTTGATAATCAATTAGAAATAACCATTCATACTTTAGAAACGAGACAAAAAGCTTATGATATTATAAACGAACGTTTTAAAAGTGGTTATGTTGCTGAATTAGACAAAGTTCAAATCGAACAACAAGTCGCAATTGCCGAAGCCAACATTCCTGCAATTAAAAGACAAATTACAGCACTTGAAAATTCGATTTCTATTTTAATCGGACAAGTTCCGCAGCCTATCGAAAGAGGAAAAACCAATAGTGAATTGTTGATTCTCACTACTTTTCCAACTTCAATTCCATCTGCTTTGCTCGAAAACCGACCTGACGTAAAAGCCACTGAACTTTTGTACCGTTCTGCAAACGAAAGAATTGGTGTTGCACAAGCCATGCGATATCCATCTTTTAATATTGCCGCTTTAGCTGGTTTTACAAGTGTTATGGTTGCCGATTTATTTAATGATGCCTCGTATTTACAAAATGTAGGTGCGGGAGTTACCGGCCCAATCTTCAATTTCGGAAAAAACAAACGCCGTGTCGAAGTGAACCGCCAAATTGCCGAAGAACGCAAACTGAACTTTCAAAAAACCTATTTAACAGCTATTTCTGAAGTTGAAAATTCGCTTCAAAATGTTGCGATGTACAAAGAAGAATGGGCTGCAAGAAACAGACAAGTCATAGCGGCACAAACGAATTATGATTTATCAAATGCCAGATATTACAATGGTTACGTTTCGTATCT
This genomic window from Flavobacterium sp. 9 contains:
- a CDS encoding transposase, which codes for MKKRVYSAEFKSSAVRLSYERENIKELADELGVQVERIYKWRSSQKTFTNLQPIISKKTEIDSLEVKQLRKALKEKELELEILKKAVHIFSKSDGKSTNL
- a CDS encoding penicillin-binding protein 1A, with amino-acid sequence MATKKNNQPNSNKDINYYKKKFWRIFAYTLLGILAFFLFASWGLFGSMPSFEDLENPDSNLATEIISSDGVVIGKYFKTNRSQLKYSDLPKSLVEALVATEDARFYEHSGIDGRGTLRAVFSLGTNGGASTLSQQLAKQLFHGEGSKFLPFRIVQKIKEWIIAIRLERQYTKNEILAMYCNVYDFGNYSVGVSSAAQTYFSKDPKDLTMDESAILVGMFKNSGLYNPVRNPEGVKNRRNVVLSQMEKAKMITESEKLRLQALPITLKFKLESHREGTATYFREYLRDYMKKWVSENKKPDGSDYDIYKDGLKIYTTIDSRMQLHAEEAVSEHMKNLQQQFFIEQKNNKNAPFVNITQAETDKLMMQAMKNSTRWAIMKDMDKSEDDIIASFKVKTKMRIFTWKGERDTTMTPMDSIRYFKHFLQSGLMAMEPQTGNIKAWVGGINYKYFQYDHVGQGARQVGSTFKPFVYATAIEQLNMSPCDSILDGPFMIHKGRHNVTADWEPRNSDNRYRGMVTLKQGLANSINTVSAKLIDRVGPEAVVELTHKLGVKTEIPAQPSIALGAVDITVEDMVAAYSTFANQGVYVKPQFLTRIENKSGEVIYEPIPESHDVLNKDIAFAVIKLLEGVTETGSGARLRTEGGGSGDNRWTGYPYVFRNPIAGKTGTTQNQSDGWFMGMVPNLVTGVWVGCEDRSARFKSLTYGQGATAALPIWGYFMKLCYADPGLQVSKSEFERPANLSIKVDCYSRPAVVKDTTQTEQNTDEFEL
- a CDS encoding CoA transferase subunit A gives rise to the protein MITKKVNNVQDAIEGIESGMTIMFGGFGLCGIPENTIAALVNTSISDLTCISNNAGVDDFGLGLLLQKKQVKKMISSYVGENAEFERQMLSGELEVELTPQGTLAERCRAAQAGIPAFFTPAGYGTEVAEGKEVREFNGKMHIMEQAFKAEFAIVKAWKGDEAGNLIFKGTARNFNACMAGAAKITIAEVEELVPVGTLDPNQIHIPGIMVQRIFQGEKFEKRIEQRTVRQRV
- a CDS encoding regulatory iron-sulfur-containing complex subunit RicT, translated to MACTSCSTSDGGAPKGCKNNGTCGTDSCNKLTVFDWLANMSPSNGEAIFDCVEVRFKNGRKEFFRNSEKLTLSIGDIVATVASPGHDIGIVTLTGELVKIQMKKKGVNHESNEVPKIYRKASQKDIDIWSVARDREEPMKVRARELAIQHKLEMKISDIEFQGDGSKATFYYTANDRVDFRLLIKDFAKEFSTRVEMKQVGFRQEAARLGGIGSCGRELCCSTWLTDFRSVNTSAARYQQLSLNPQKLAGQCGKLKCCLNYELDTYMDALKDFPDYDTKLVTEKGDAICQKQDIFKGLMWFAYTNNFANWHVLKIDQVKEIIAENKLKNKVSSLEDFAVEITSEPEKDFNNAMGQESLTRFDQPKRKKKPNRKRKPNVEAEVVAAPKKPQPNPNQNQNKPGGGVGNGNPNPNKGNKPNNNKPNQSNKPKNSNENKLAEPRKPIIITKNENKK
- a CDS encoding gliding motility lipoprotein GldH, coding for MRIKNSGILLLVAILLFSCDKKRVFDQYKSVGSAWHKDSVVTFDLPVLDSTKKYNLFVNLRENNNYPFNNLFLIVAIETPSGFTKVDTLEYQMANPDGTLLGNGFTDIKESKLFYKEDVKFRGKYKVHIKQAVRESGKIPGVQALDGITDVGFRIEQKD